The proteins below are encoded in one region of Berryella intestinalis:
- a CDS encoding ComF family protein produces MSSLWSTARKAARLAKDAALEAVWPTRCCICDEPGFTLCPSCERALPYLDRWTACPACGAAFGIVQCTECAPVRLTRLGRDGLPFDGCASAVRFGPGAGRIVRTFKDGGERRLALDMARIMHACIHPEWDLDAAAFIPASSSALTRRGFDHGELLARAFCAETGLALAYALERPDSEDQRALSRAERARNLAGRFSARPDECRGLNILLIDDVLTTGSTLFDATDALKAAGAETVHCLTFARV; encoded by the coding sequence ATGAGCAGTCTATGGAGCACAGCTCGCAAGGCAGCGCGCCTCGCGAAGGACGCGGCCCTCGAGGCCGTGTGGCCGACGCGCTGCTGCATATGCGACGAACCCGGGTTCACGCTGTGCCCCTCGTGCGAACGCGCCCTGCCCTACCTCGACCGCTGGACCGCCTGCCCTGCCTGCGGCGCCGCGTTCGGAATCGTGCAGTGCACCGAATGCGCTCCGGTGCGCCTTACCCGCCTGGGTCGGGACGGCCTGCCCTTCGACGGGTGCGCCAGCGCGGTTCGGTTCGGCCCTGGGGCGGGGCGGATCGTCAGGACGTTCAAGGACGGAGGGGAGCGGCGCCTCGCGCTGGACATGGCGCGGATCATGCACGCCTGCATCCATCCCGAGTGGGACCTCGACGCCGCCGCATTCATCCCCGCCTCGTCGTCAGCCCTGACCAGAAGGGGGTTCGATCACGGAGAGCTCCTCGCCCGCGCGTTCTGCGCGGAAACCGGGCTCGCGCTGGCATATGCCCTCGAGCGGCCCGACTCCGAAGACCAGCGGGCGCTTTCGCGCGCGGAACGCGCCCGGAACCTCGCCGGGCGGTTCAGCGCACGCCCCGACGAATGCCGGGGCCTGAACATCCTTTTGATCGACGATGTCCTCACCACCGGATCAACCCTGTTCGACGCCACCGATGCGCTGAAGGCGGCCGGGGCGGAAACCGTGCACTGCCTGACGTTCGCGCGGGTTTGA
- a CDS encoding substrate-binding periplasmic protein, with protein MKRSKVAVLAVAAAVCAALCLAGCASNHYEPAKKTQTVADSALKKPGVLRVGVNASAAPLAGKASSSSKIVGLDVDIAAAVADELGVKVEIVDAGSDPASALRSGDVDMVLGADVSSTDTDYWRSNAYLQTGVALFSAKEGSSAPRVTDSVKIGAQVSSKSAWSVENLFGSNALTVEESLAVAFKDLKAGAVDYVASDALTGVYLAKTSGVDASVVALLQQPGGYCAGVSTSNLELQKAVSSALSKLASGGVIEVIERKWLGQKVDIASLTVISGSGATTVADQSDDSSDKGETPSSTDAASSDTAASTGSTSGATGTDTGSAVSPNASASATSGSPTTVTQGQVPTAQTQGQVQNQTQNQAQAN; from the coding sequence ATGAAGCGATCGAAGGTCGCGGTCCTCGCCGTTGCGGCGGCTGTGTGCGCGGCGCTCTGCCTTGCAGGGTGCGCTTCCAACCATTACGAGCCCGCTAAAAAGACCCAGACGGTAGCCGATTCGGCTCTCAAGAAGCCGGGCGTCCTGCGCGTGGGCGTGAACGCTTCGGCGGCGCCTCTGGCGGGAAAGGCCTCGTCATCTTCCAAGATCGTGGGCCTCGATGTCGATATCGCCGCCGCAGTGGCCGACGAGCTGGGCGTGAAGGTCGAGATCGTCGACGCGGGAAGCGACCCGGCCAGCGCGCTTCGATCGGGGGACGTCGATATGGTGCTCGGCGCCGACGTGTCGTCTACCGACACCGATTACTGGAGGTCAAACGCATACCTTCAGACGGGCGTCGCCCTGTTCTCGGCCAAGGAGGGCTCGTCTGCTCCCCGCGTGACCGACTCGGTCAAGATTGGCGCCCAGGTATCGTCGAAGAGCGCCTGGAGCGTCGAGAACCTGTTCGGAAGCAACGCGCTTACGGTCGAGGAGAGCCTGGCCGTGGCGTTCAAAGACCTGAAGGCCGGCGCGGTCGACTACGTTGCGTCCGACGCTTTGACGGGGGTTTACCTCGCCAAGACCTCGGGGGTGGATGCGAGCGTGGTAGCGCTGCTCCAACAGCCCGGCGGTTACTGCGCGGGCGTGTCGACCAGCAACCTCGAGCTCCAGAAGGCCGTTTCGAGCGCGCTGAGCAAGCTGGCGTCGGGAGGCGTCATCGAGGTTATCGAGCGCAAGTGGCTGGGACAGAAGGTCGACATCGCATCTTTGACGGTGATATCGGGATCGGGCGCCACGACGGTTGCGGACCAGTCCGACGATTCGTCCGATAAGGGCGAGACTCCGTCTTCGACCGACGCCGCTTCCTCCGACACGGCCGCCTCGACCGGGTCGACCTCGGGCGCAACCGGGACCGATACGGGGTCGGCTGTGTCGCCGAACGCATCGGCGAGCGCTACGTCGGGCTCTCCCACCACGGTGACGCAGGGACAGGTGCCGACCGCTCAGACCCAGGGTCAGGTTCAGAATCAGACGCAGAATCAGGCGCAGGCGAACTGA